The Thioalkalivibrio sulfidiphilus HL-EbGr7 genome includes a window with the following:
- a CDS encoding AMP-dependent synthetase/ligase, translated as MSDPAHVITPLEAGSLSGLFIERVRRSPNALAYRQFDIGKNAWVESTWSEVATEVGRWQQAMLKEGLKPGDRVAIMLRNCREWVVFDQACLGLGLITVPLYTDDRPENIAYIVREADVKLMVVEGRLQWKKILEVRDRLEGLRRIISVNTIEPDDKPDDPRLDSLSDWLFGLKGELQAHALEPDELATIVYTSGTTGKPKGVMLSHRNILFNAHASSRCADLNEQDLFLSFLPLSHTLERTAGYYMPMMVGAAVAYARSIQTLADDLATVRPTVLISVPRIYERVYGRINAGLKEKSLLARKLFMTTVDVGWRRFEHSQGRAGWHPKLLLWPLLEKLVASKVLARLGGRLRYAVCGGAPLPPPIARFFIGLGLPVFHGYGMTESSPVVSVNRPDDNVPASIGKPLPGVEVKIGDKDELLTRSPSVMLGYWNNEEATRATIDSEGWLHSGDKARMDETGHLYITGRIKEIIVLGNGEKVPPADMEMAIALDPLFDQVMVIGEGRPALAAIVVLNPEEWAALAKELDLDPESEADLNGRFLEKTLRTRIARQLHEFPGYAQVRKLIVTLEPWTVDDGLLTPTLKMKRARILERYKDQVEALYEGYTE; from the coding sequence ATGAGTGATCCTGCCCACGTGATCACCCCGTTGGAGGCCGGTTCACTGTCCGGCCTTTTCATTGAACGGGTCCGCCGTTCCCCCAACGCGTTGGCCTATCGCCAGTTTGACATCGGCAAGAACGCCTGGGTGGAGAGCACCTGGAGCGAGGTGGCCACCGAGGTGGGCCGATGGCAGCAGGCCATGCTCAAGGAGGGCCTCAAGCCCGGCGACCGGGTGGCGATCATGCTGCGCAACTGCCGGGAATGGGTGGTGTTCGACCAGGCCTGTCTGGGGCTGGGCCTGATCACCGTGCCCCTGTACACCGACGACCGCCCCGAGAACATCGCCTACATCGTGCGCGAGGCCGATGTGAAGCTGATGGTGGTAGAGGGCCGCCTGCAGTGGAAGAAGATCCTGGAGGTGCGCGACCGCCTCGAAGGTCTCAGGCGCATCATCTCCGTGAACACCATCGAGCCGGATGACAAGCCCGACGACCCGCGCCTGGATTCCCTGTCCGACTGGCTGTTCGGCCTCAAGGGCGAGCTGCAGGCCCATGCCCTGGAGCCCGACGAGCTGGCTACCATCGTCTATACCTCGGGCACCACCGGCAAGCCCAAGGGCGTGATGCTCAGTCACCGCAACATCCTGTTCAACGCCCATGCCTCCAGCCGCTGCGCGGATCTCAACGAACAGGACCTGTTCCTGTCCTTCCTGCCCCTGTCCCACACCCTGGAGCGCACCGCGGGCTACTACATGCCCATGATGGTGGGCGCCGCCGTGGCCTACGCCCGTTCCATCCAGACACTGGCCGATGATCTGGCCACCGTGCGGCCCACGGTGCTGATCTCCGTGCCGCGCATCTACGAGCGGGTCTACGGACGTATCAATGCCGGGCTGAAGGAGAAGTCTCTCTTGGCCCGCAAGCTGTTCATGACCACCGTGGATGTGGGCTGGCGTCGCTTCGAGCACAGCCAGGGCCGCGCCGGCTGGCATCCCAAGCTGCTGCTCTGGCCGCTGCTGGAGAAGCTGGTGGCCAGCAAGGTGCTGGCGCGTCTGGGCGGGCGCCTGCGCTACGCCGTGTGCGGCGGTGCCCCCCTGCCGCCGCCCATTGCGCGATTCTTCATCGGCCTGGGTCTGCCCGTGTTCCACGGTTACGGCATGACCGAGTCGAGCCCGGTGGTGAGCGTAAATCGTCCCGACGACAACGTCCCGGCGAGCATCGGCAAACCCCTGCCCGGTGTGGAGGTGAAGATCGGTGACAAGGACGAGCTGCTGACCCGCAGTCCTTCCGTGATGCTCGGCTACTGGAACAACGAGGAGGCCACCCGCGCGACCATCGACAGCGAGGGCTGGCTGCACAGCGGCGACAAGGCGCGCATGGACGAGACCGGGCACCTCTACATCACCGGGCGCATCAAGGAGATCATCGTGCTGGGCAATGGTGAGAAGGTGCCGCCCGCCGACATGGAGATGGCCATCGCCCTGGACCCGCTGTTCGACCAGGTCATGGTCATCGGCGAGGGCCGGCCCGCGCTCGCCGCCATCGTGGTGCTCAATCCCGAGGAATGGGCCGCCCTGGCAAAGGAACTGGACCTGGATCCCGAGAGCGAGGCGGATCTAAACGGCCGCTTCCTGGAGAAGACCCTGCGTACCCGCATCGCCAGGCAGCTCCATGAATTTCCCGGCTACGCCCAGGTGCGCAAGCTGATCGTCACCCTGGAGCCCTGGACGGTGGACGACGGCCTGCTCACGCCCACCCTCAAGATGAAGCGCGCACGCATCCTCGAGCGCTACAAGGACCAGGTCGAGGCCCTCTACGAAGGCTACACCGAGTGA
- a CDS encoding acyl-CoA thioesterase, which translates to MSDTPREPCLRLPAAAAPTNAGGDIFGGWIMAQMDIAGSIPAVRRARGRVVTAAVEAMHFRRPVQRGDMVSLYAEVLTEGRSSMTVAVEVCVERNPYEPEILTVADGRLVYVAVDADGKPRPLPGA; encoded by the coding sequence GTGAGCGACACGCCCCGGGAGCCCTGCCTGCGCCTGCCCGCGGCCGCCGCGCCCACCAACGCGGGAGGTGACATCTTCGGCGGCTGGATCATGGCCCAGATGGACATCGCCGGCAGCATCCCGGCGGTGCGCCGTGCCCGGGGGCGGGTGGTCACCGCCGCCGTGGAAGCCATGCATTTCAGAAGGCCCGTGCAGCGGGGCGACATGGTGAGCCTGTACGCCGAAGTGCTCACGGAGGGCCGCAGTTCCATGACCGTAGCCGTGGAGGTGTGCGTGGAGCGCAACCCCTATGAACCCGAGATCCTGACCGTCGCCGATGGGCGGCTGGTCTACGTGGCAGTGGATGCCGATGGCAAGCCCCGGCCCCTGCCGGGTGCATGA
- a CDS encoding alpha/beta hydrolase family protein yields MPTEYVRFENAQGIELAGKLEIPSTLPRTWAVYAHCFTCSKDSLAAVRVSRGLAERGIGVLRFDFTGIGESGGEFEKSHFSANVADILSACGWMASRDRAPALLIGHSLGGAAVLAAAGEIDSVRAAVTIAAPSEPAHIRHHFSEQVDEIRRDGAARVQIGPSQLCITRDFLTDIEAAKLDDKVRTLRCALLVMHAPGDPVVEIHHARHLFQIARHPKSFVSLDDMDHLLTDATDADYVAGVIDAWSARYVSGHM; encoded by the coding sequence ATGCCCACGGAATACGTTCGTTTCGAGAACGCCCAGGGCATCGAACTGGCGGGCAAGCTGGAGATTCCTTCCACCCTCCCCCGCACCTGGGCCGTCTACGCCCACTGTTTCACCTGCTCCAAGGACAGCCTGGCCGCGGTGCGCGTCAGTCGCGGCCTGGCGGAACGGGGCATCGGCGTGCTGCGCTTCGACTTCACCGGCATCGGCGAGAGCGGCGGGGAGTTCGAGAAGAGTCATTTCAGCGCCAACGTGGCGGACATCCTGAGCGCCTGTGGCTGGATGGCCTCCCGGGATCGGGCGCCGGCCCTGCTCATCGGCCACAGCCTGGGAGGCGCCGCCGTCCTGGCCGCCGCCGGCGAGATCGACTCGGTGCGCGCCGCGGTCACCATCGCCGCCCCCAGCGAACCGGCCCACATCCGCCACCACTTCTCTGAACAGGTGGATGAGATCCGCAGGGACGGTGCGGCCCGTGTGCAGATCGGCCCCTCGCAGCTGTGCATCACCCGGGACTTCCTCACCGATATCGAGGCCGCGAAACTGGATGACAAGGTGCGCACCCTGCGCTGCGCCCTGCTGGTCATGCACGCCCCTGGCGACCCGGTGGTGGAGATCCACCACGCCCGCCACCTGTTCCAGATCGCCCGTCACCCCAAGAGCTTCGTGTCCCTGGACGATATGGATCATTTGTTGACGGACGCAACCGATGCGGACTACGTAGCGGGCGTGATCGATGCGTGGTCAGCCAGGTACGTCAGTGGCCACATGTGA
- a CDS encoding transcriptional repressor: MEHEHNHDACIDEALARADQICAKRGVKLTPLRRQVLEEIWQSHEAVKAYDLIRQLSSADHTVKPPTVYRALDFLLEQGLIHRIESLNGFVGCDRPHKRHQSQLFICRACGQVSECGDDSVSRALDREAERQGFLVEERIVEVRGLCARCQTQDKVN; encoded by the coding sequence GACGAGGCCCTGGCCCGGGCGGACCAGATCTGCGCCAAGCGCGGGGTCAAGCTCACGCCCCTGCGCCGCCAGGTGCTGGAGGAGATCTGGCAGAGCCACGAGGCGGTCAAGGCCTACGACCTGATCCGTCAGCTCAGCTCCGCGGATCACACGGTCAAGCCGCCCACGGTCTACCGGGCCCTGGACTTCCTGCTGGAACAGGGGCTCATCCACCGCATCGAGAGCCTCAACGGCTTCGTGGGCTGCGACCGCCCCCACAAGCGGCATCAATCCCAGCTGTTCATCTGCAGGGCCTGCGGACAGGTGAGTGAGTGCGGCGACGACAGCGTCAGCCGCGCCCTGGACCGGGAGGCGGAACGTCAGGGCTTTCTGGTGGAGGAGCGCATCGTCGAGGTGCGCGGGCTGTGTGCCCGCTGCCAGACCCAAGACAAGGTCAACTGA
- a CDS encoding OmpP1/FadL family transporter, whose amino-acid sequence MQHRLNKTTLAWAVGLALGAAPGALLAAGFYIQEQSVSGLGRAFAGEAAIASDASTIYFNPAGMTRLKAPEFQAAVHLLVPKSTVTNSDSRAITPGTGGNPLPYEGGSGGNPYEPSPVPNLFYARPLNEQTWFGLGITAPFGLANEYDRNFFARYDSTETSLKVIDIAPSIAYQLNDRVSIGGGINIQYADATLKNALPDPTRVGGPSVDTDGEFALSGDSWDYGFNIGLLVDLSDDTRIGVHYRQGITHTLEGTATTRLPFGLGGTSVSQGGEADLKLPDMVSVGLSHRFTDRWTGLAQYTWFNWSNFDEIAVKLASGDHPDPVRQNYKNSWALALGAEYQLDDRWTLRGGIQYDTTPTQDGFRTTRTPDGDRTWFSAGASYERDSRLGFDLAYTYIDVAKESLNLDREFYDGLPFASSVQLRGTTEGHVHILAAALRYRF is encoded by the coding sequence ATGCAGCATCGCCTGAACAAGACCACCCTGGCCTGGGCCGTGGGTCTGGCCCTGGGCGCCGCCCCCGGCGCCCTGCTGGCCGCCGGCTTCTACATCCAGGAGCAGAGCGTCAGCGGTCTGGGCCGCGCCTTCGCCGGTGAGGCGGCCATCGCCTCGGATGCCAGTACCATCTATTTCAATCCGGCGGGCATGACCAGGCTCAAGGCGCCCGAGTTTCAGGCGGCGGTGCATCTGCTGGTGCCGAAGTCGACGGTGACCAATAGCGATTCCAGGGCGATCACCCCGGGTACAGGTGGAAATCCGCTGCCCTATGAAGGCGGAAGCGGGGGCAACCCCTACGAGCCGAGCCCCGTTCCCAACCTGTTTTACGCGCGCCCGCTGAACGAGCAGACCTGGTTCGGCCTGGGGATCACGGCGCCTTTCGGGCTGGCGAATGAGTACGACCGGAATTTCTTTGCCCGCTATGACTCCACCGAGACCTCACTCAAGGTCATCGACATCGCACCGAGCATCGCATACCAGTTGAACGACCGGGTTTCCATCGGCGGCGGCATCAATATCCAGTATGCCGATGCGACCCTGAAAAACGCGCTTCCTGATCCGACGCGCGTCGGGGGGCCTTCCGTGGATACCGATGGTGAGTTCGCACTGAGCGGTGACAGTTGGGATTACGGTTTCAATATCGGGCTTCTCGTGGACCTGAGTGACGACACCCGGATAGGCGTCCATTATCGCCAGGGAATCACTCACACCCTCGAGGGTACTGCGACAACCCGTCTGCCTTTCGGCCTCGGTGGCACGTCGGTATCGCAGGGTGGCGAGGCAGACCTCAAGTTGCCCGACATGGTGTCAGTGGGCTTGTCGCACAGATTCACGGATCGCTGGACCGGTCTGGCCCAGTACACCTGGTTCAACTGGTCCAACTTCGATGAGATCGCCGTGAAGCTGGCATCGGGTGATCATCCGGATCCGGTCCGACAGAACTACAAGAACAGCTGGGCACTGGCCCTGGGGGCTGAATACCAGCTGGATGATCGCTGGACGCTGCGCGGAGGCATCCAGTACGACACGACACCAACGCAGGATGGGTTCCGAACCACCCGCACGCCCGATGGCGATCGCACCTGGTTCTCTGCGGGTGCCAGCTATGAACGGGATAGCCGTCTCGGCTTCGACCTTGCCTACACCTACATTGATGTGGCCAAGGAGTCGCTGAATCTGGATCGTGAGTTCTACGATGGTTTGCCTTTTGCCTCGTCTGTCCAGTTGAGAGGCACCACCGAAGGCCACGTCCACATCCTTGCCGCGGCCCTGCGCTACCGGTTCTGA
- a CDS encoding ParA family protein yields MKSVALYNLKGGVGKTAAAVNRAYLATEYGHRVLLWDLDPQGAATWYLGVEPGLEDPIKRLVKGKGDLADSVRSTAYERLFSLPADFDNRNLDLMLRKAEHPRRRLRELAAELSDDFDLLILDCPPSFSLVTENVFHAADLIAAPTIPTPLSVRTYAQMVSWLAKEHIREVKLYPFLSMVDRRKRQHRELSDSLARDIRTLLDTAIPYLSSIEAMGQRRAPLCAYAPRDPGAQAFERLWLELSSKLTCGH; encoded by the coding sequence ATGAAGTCAGTGGCGCTATACAACCTCAAAGGCGGCGTGGGCAAGACCGCCGCGGCCGTCAACCGGGCCTACCTGGCCACGGAATACGGCCACCGGGTGCTGCTCTGGGACCTGGACCCGCAGGGGGCCGCCACCTGGTACCTGGGCGTGGAACCCGGCCTGGAGGACCCGATCAAGCGCCTCGTGAAGGGCAAGGGCGACCTGGCAGATTCCGTGCGTTCCACCGCATACGAACGCCTGTTCTCACTGCCTGCTGACTTCGACAACCGCAACCTGGACCTGATGCTGCGCAAGGCGGAGCACCCCCGCCGCAGGCTACGGGAACTGGCCGCGGAACTGTCTGACGACTTCGATCTCCTGATCCTGGACTGCCCGCCCAGCTTTTCCCTGGTGACCGAGAACGTCTTCCACGCCGCCGATCTGATCGCCGCGCCCACGATCCCCACGCCCCTGTCCGTGCGCACCTACGCGCAGATGGTGAGCTGGCTCGCCAAGGAGCATATCCGCGAGGTCAAGCTCTACCCCTTCCTGTCCATGGTGGACCGGCGCAAACGACAGCACCGGGAGCTCTCGGACTCCCTGGCCCGGGACATCCGCACCCTGCTGGACACGGCGATCCCCTACCTGAGCAGCATCGAGGCCATGGGTCAACGGCGCGCCCCCCTGTGCGCCTATGCGCCCAGGGATCCGGGTGCGCAGGCCTTCGAGCGGTTGTGGCTGGAGCTGAGCTCGAAGCTCACATGTGGCCACTGA